The DNA sequence GCTCGATCTCCGGGGTGGGTAGGGTCTCGAGCTCGAGCGGCTTTCCCGGCTGGTTCAGCACGACGGTCAGTCCCTTGGGCACGGCGGTCTCCTTCTCCGATGATCGGTGAGCGGCATCCCTCGAGACCCAATCCTAGCCGATCTTTGCGCGAAAGGGACGGTCAGTCATCGAACCGTGCCGGCCCCCACGTGGTGGAGGTCCACCTCCTCGTCGGCCAGCTTGGCGGGCTCGACGCGGACCCGGTCGCGGATCAGCTGCGCGACCAGCTTGAGCTCGCTCTCCGCCTTCGGATCCTCCGGATCGCCACCGCGGTTGAGCCCGACCGCCGCCCGCATGATCCCCTCCTGAAGGTAGAAGCCGAGGAACTTCCGGCTCTCCGTGCGGCCGCGAAAAACCAGAGCGTCCCAGCTGGCCGCGAAACCGACGTACTCGATCACGTGCTCGTACTGATCGGACCAGAACGAATGCAGGTAGTCGTACGGCTCCTCGCGGCCCAGCATCGATCGGGCGGCGGCACGGCCTTGCTGGAATGCGTTGTTCCAGTGCTCCACCCGCAGACGGCCAAAGATCGGATGCAGATGGTTGGCCACGTCGCCGGCCGCATAGACATCGGCCAGCGAGGTCCGGCACCGCTCGTCCACGAGCACCCCGTTGTCGACCGCCGCCCCGGCGGCCGCCAGCAGCTCACTATTGGGGGCGATGCCAATGCCGGCGATCACCAGATCACACTCGAGACGCCGGCCCTTCTCGGTACGCACGCGCTCGACCCGGCCCGCGCCTTCGAAGGCGGCGACCGAGTCCTCCAGGACCAGCTCCACGCCGTTGTCACGATGGATCGCCGCGAGCACCTCGCCCACTTCTTTCCCGAGGACCCGGGCCAGGGGCACCGGATGGCCCTCGACGGCGGTGATCTCGACCCCGAGCTGTCGGAGCGACGCCGTGACCTCGGAGCCGATGAACCCGAGACCGATCACCACGGCGCGGCGCCCGCTCCGAGCGGCGGCACGGATCCGGTCGCAATCCTCCACGGTACGGAGCTGGAAGATGCCGTCGAGATCGGCGCCCGGCACCGAGAGGGCCCGGTTCCGTCCGCCCGTGGCCACGAGGAGCCGATCGTAGCCGACGTGCTCCCCGCCCTCGAGCTCGACACGCTTGCGCGCCGGATCGATGCCCGTCGCCCGGATCCCCAGTCTGAGCTGGATGTCGTGCTCGGCATAGTAGGCCAGCGGATGGACGAGCTGATCCTCGAAACGCTCCTGGCCGCGCAGATAGCCCTTCGAGAGGGGCGGCCGGTTGTAGGGGGGCTGCCGTTCGTCCCCGATGAGCTGGACGTCGCCGTCGAATCCTTCCTCTCGCAGCGCGGCCGCCGCCCTGGCCCCGGCCAGAGAGGCGCCGATGATCACGATCCGCTGTTTGGCCATGCCATCAATCCCCTCAGACCTCACCAGGGCCCGCTACCTCGGCGGAGGCTACCTCTCAACGCGTCCGGAGCTTGACCAGGGGCAGGACGCCCTCCATCTCTCCCTTGATCACGGGGTGCTGGTTGCCGCCCACCGCGCGTGATTTCTGCGTCACCTGCTGCTCCAGGTACTCGTACAGCTCCTGCAGGGTCACGATCCCGTCCTTGTTGAGGTCGGCCGCGCCCTGCATGCCTTGCACGAGGTAGTACGTGAAGAGGCCATGCCCGAGCTCTGCCAGCTCGAGGGACACTTCCGTGGGCCGCGATGCGGTGACGATGGCCCGGCCCTTCGAGCGGGTGAGGCGCTCGAGGAAGAGATCGTCGACGCTCCCGCCGCGGGTGGATTTCGCCGCGAAGGTGCGTCCCCCCGCCGAGCCGCTGTAACAGGCGTCCAGAAAGGCCACGATCCGTTCGGCCTCGATGCGATCGAAGATCGTCCGCAGCTCGTCCATCGGGAAGGCCGTGGAGTAGAGGTCGTCGGCGTCGGCGTCGCTCGGGATCAGGTACTTGGCGAGGCCGTCCCGCTCGAGCCCGCGCGGGTCCACCTCCGGGGCGCCGTGGCCGGCGAAGAAGATCACGACGGTGTCCCCCTTCTTGGCCGCGCGCGAAAGAAAGGTCCCCAGCGCCCACCGGATATTCCGGATCGTCGGCTTCCGCTCCGTCCGGTCGGTCAGAAGGAGCACGTTGTCCTTCTTGAATCCGGCGACACCGATGAGCATCCGGTGCACCGCCTCGGCATCCGCGACGGCGTAGCGGAGTCTGGGGATCTGAGCGTCCTCGTACTGCCCGACGCCGATGATCACCGCCAAGCGGTCGCCCGTCGGCGCGGCCACCGCTACCGGCGCAGGCCCACCTGTCCGAGTGACGGTGCGCACGGCCTGGGACACATTCCCCGCACGGTCCACCGCGATGATCTCGATGACGTTCTCGCCCGGGTGAAGGCTCACGGCCACGCGAATCGGATGGCCCCGGGCGCTGATCGCCGCATCCGAGGCCATCGGCACGCGGATACCGTTGACGCTGATCTGTACCCGGTCGAGCGCCACATTGTCGGTGACGAGGCCGAGCAGGATGATTTGCTCCCTTTCGACCTTCGCCTCCGACGGCGGGTAGTTGATCACGATCCGGGGGGGGTCCGTATCGGGCGCCGCGACGGCGGGGGAGGGAACGGTCGGCTTCGTTGCCGGTGCAGGCGGCGGCTTTGACGGCTCAGCCGTGGCCGGCGCCGACGGCTTCGGCGGGGCCGCGGGCGCGGGAGGCGTGGCCGGCTTCGGCGGCGCGGCCGGCGGCGATGGGCTCGTCGGGCCCGCGGTCGACGTCGGCAGCCCTTGCGCGGCGACCGACGGGCCGCGCTGCTTCTCCAGCTTCAATCGCGCGATGGTCGGGGGATCGCCCAGCCAGAAGGTGTAGGCGCCGACCTGCTCGCCGTCCACGAAGAGGTCGGCCTTCCACTCGCCTGGAAAGGACTTCAGATCGACCATGGCGAATTCTTTCGAGCGATAGTGCCACTGGTACCTGGAGTCATTGTTGATCTTCCACCTGTACCTGCTGCTGGCAATGCCGTCGGGACGCCAGAGCGTGCCATGGACATTGAAGTCGCGGCCGGCGGAGTTGATGGCCAGGATGAACACGACCTTGACGTCGGAATCGGGAAAGAACTCCCGATATCCCCCGGGCAGACCGCGGTCGGAGATGCTACCGACCGCGGTCAGTTCCGTGGAGAAGTACGCGTAGCGCACGAGCGCCGATGTGCTTCCCTCGCGCGATGGCCCGATGGCCGGGCGGAGGCTCCCGCCTGCGCAGGCCTGGAGAAACAGCACGACAAAGAGTCCGATGGAGATGGTTGGGGCTGAAGGGCGCACCTTCATCCGGGCGCCGGAATGGGCATGAGAGGTCATTCAGGCCGCGGAGGGCAGCGGTTTGCAGCCGGGTCGGTCGTAGCGGTGGAACTCGCCCCGCGCGTTGATGGCGACGCGGATGGTCGGCTCCGACCCGACGGGCTCGATGTGGTGCCAGCGGTTCCTGGGGCCGAGGACGAAGTCGCCCGCGCGCGCGTGAAGGGGGCCCGGCTCGCCTTCGATGTACCAGTCGATCTCGCCCTGGAGCACGATCCACCACTCGTCATGGAGATGGTAGTGGGTGTCGTTGGGATGGCCGGGCGCGTGGCAGATGATGAAGGCCTGGATATCATCCGTCATCACGAGGGTGTCCGACCAGGGCGGGGCGCCCTTGCCGCTCCGGAGCTCGTCGACACGGGCGCGAAGCTTTCCGACATCCAAGAGCGGCAGGCGATCGGCCATATTTCCTCCTAGCCGTCACAATACGCAGGCGGCCGCCTGCTAGCGGGTGACCTGCATCTCCGAGACGATGAGCCGATAGTCGGCGCGCGGCTTGAACGCCACGCGGCGGCTTGTGCCGTACACCACGACTTCCTGGAAGAGCTCGACCCAGGGCTTCTCCTCGTGGATGAGGGCCGTCGCCTCCGCGTACAGCGCCTTGCGCTTCTTCGGATCGAGCGAGTAGCGCGCCTGCTCCATGAGGTCGTGGAAGCGCTGGCCCGGCTGGTTGCCCACCCAGTATTTCCCGTTGAAGCCGCTCGGGTGGAAGATTCGCCAGAGGCTGCCGTCGGCGTCGAGCAGCGTGGATTGCGGATTGCCGAGAAGGAGGCCCGAGGGCGGCACCGCGCGGTCGTTGAGCATGCGCTGGCGGGCGCCCATCTCCATCATCTCGATGCGCCCGCGAATGCCCACCCGATTCCACATGTCGACGACGGTCTCGATGAGCGCTTTGTCGTTCACCATGGTCCCCAGGCCGGAATGGACGATGACGTCGATCCCGTTGGCGTAGCCGGCCTGGGTCAGGAGCGCCTTCGCCTTGGCGGGATCGTACGGATAGGGCTTGAGCGCCGCGTTGTAGCCGAAGTCGGTGTCGGCGACGCCGCCGCTGAACGGCTTGCCCATCCCCGCGTAGAGATTCTTGATGATCGCCGGCACGTCGAGGGCATAGGACATGGCCTGGCGCACGCGCTTGTCGGAGAGCGGAGGCTGCGTCGTGTTCATGGAGAGGACGACGAAGCGCGAGGCGGGAACCGTGACGATGCGCGTGCCGCGCCCTTCCGCGATGCCCTTCATGCGATCGGGCGGGACATTGGTGATGATGTCGACCTCGCCCTTCTCGAGGGCGACGATGCGCGGGAACTCGTCGGGGATGGGCTTCCAGACGACCCGCTCGACGGCAGGCGCCTTGCCCTCCCAGCCCCACCAGTCGCGATTGGCCTCCATCACGAGCCGCTCGTCCTTCACCCATTCCACGAAGC is a window from the Candidatus Methylomirabilota bacterium genome containing:
- a CDS encoding ABC transporter substrate-binding protein — translated: MKIFACMLALLLAASTAYAQSTQIVISQPAEATTMDPGRSTQVLTVNYFVNLYDTLTRWDTALQLQPGLATSWKNVSETTWEFTLRPGVRFHDGAPLTTEDVKATLERNLVPGKTVVTPGFTTIEAVQIASPTVIRIITKKADPLIPVRMAQMGSQILPARLTTDEGVKELARRPVGTGAYRFVEWVKDERLVMEANRDWWGWEGKAPAVERVVWKPIPDEFPRIVALEKGEVDIITNVPPDRMKGIAEGRGTRIVTVPASRFVVLSMNTTQPPLSDKRVRQAMSYALDVPAIIKNLYAGMGKPFSGGVADTDFGYNAALKPYPYDPAKAKALLTQAGYANGIDVIVHSGLGTMVNDKALIETVVDMWNRVGIRGRIEMMEMGARQRMLNDRAVPPSGLLLGNPQSTLLDADGSLWRIFHPSGFNGKYWVGNQPGQRFHDLMEQARYSLDPKKRKALYAEATALIHEEKPWVELFQEVVVYGTSRRVAFKPRADYRLIVSEMQVTR
- a CDS encoding FAD-dependent oxidoreductase, with the translated sequence MAKQRIVIIGASLAGARAAAALREEGFDGDVQLIGDERQPPYNRPPLSKGYLRGQERFEDQLVHPLAYYAEHDIQLRLGIRATGIDPARKRVELEGGEHVGYDRLLVATGGRNRALSVPGADLDGIFQLRTVEDCDRIRAAARSGRRAVVIGLGFIGSEVTASLRQLGVEITAVEGHPVPLARVLGKEVGEVLAAIHRDNGVELVLEDSVAAFEGAGRVERVRTEKGRRLECDLVIAGIGIAPNSELLAAAGAAVDNGVLVDERCRTSLADVYAAGDVANHLHPIFGRLRVEHWNNAFQQGRAAARSMLGREEPYDYLHSFWSDQYEHVIEYVGFAASWDALVFRGRTESRKFLGFYLQEGIMRAAVGLNRGGDPEDPKAESELKLVAQLIRDRVRVEPAKLADEEVDLHHVGAGTVR
- a CDS encoding caspase family protein; translation: MRPSAPTISIGLFVVLFLQACAGGSLRPAIGPSREGSTSALVRYAYFSTELTAVGSISDRGLPGGYREFFPDSDVKVVFILAINSAGRDFNVHGTLWRPDGIASSRYRWKINNDSRYQWHYRSKEFAMVDLKSFPGEWKADLFVDGEQVGAYTFWLGDPPTIARLKLEKQRGPSVAAQGLPTSTAGPTSPSPPAAPPKPATPPAPAAPPKPSAPATAEPSKPPPAPATKPTVPSPAVAAPDTDPPRIVINYPPSEAKVEREQIILLGLVTDNVALDRVQISVNGIRVPMASDAAISARGHPIRVAVSLHPGENVIEIIAVDRAGNVSQAVRTVTRTGGPAPVAVAAPTGDRLAVIIGVGQYEDAQIPRLRYAVADAEAVHRMLIGVAGFKKDNVLLLTDRTERKPTIRNIRWALGTFLSRAAKKGDTVVIFFAGHGAPEVDPRGLERDGLAKYLIPSDADADDLYSTAFPMDELRTIFDRIEAERIVAFLDACYSGSAGGRTFAAKSTRGGSVDDLFLERLTRSKGRAIVTASRPTEVSLELAELGHGLFTYYLVQGMQGAADLNKDGIVTLQELYEYLEQQVTQKSRAVGGNQHPVIKGEMEGVLPLVKLRTR
- a CDS encoding cupin domain-containing protein; the protein is MADRLPLLDVGKLRARVDELRSGKGAPPWSDTLVMTDDIQAFIICHAPGHPNDTHYHLHDEWWIVLQGEIDWYIEGEPGPLHARAGDFVLGPRNRWHHIEPVGSEPTIRVAINARGEFHRYDRPGCKPLPSAA